Genomic segment of Synchiropus splendidus isolate RoL2022-P1 chromosome 4, RoL_Sspl_1.0, whole genome shotgun sequence:
GAGGCTTTGCTGGTGTGAACTTAAAGCAAGTCTGTCACATGGCACTTTAGAGCAGGTGCTGAGGGTCCAACAAGGCCGTTTTATTAGCCAGATCTATCGAGTGGAATTACCAGGAGCCTATTACAGCTGCTTCGTTATGAAGCAGTCCAGCTCTTCACAGCCTGATAATCacatcagagatggaaacaCAGAGATGCTGTCCCACAGGTGTGACTCATGCACCCAACGCTACACTACAGCAGGACAACACAGCTTTCTGACTGGTAACGTGAAAGCTGACAAACATCTAGAAAATCGGTTTCACGCTGCTGAATGGTAATGTAAGCAAAATCATGGGCAAGTCAAAACCACCGGCTTGTTAGTGAGGTTCTAAACACCCAGCTGACAAACTCCACGGCTTCTGTGGCTGGTCCCCGCTGAATACAAAAGTGTCGACTGATTTCCCTCCAGAAAACCTGCACACTAACaacacctgagcacaggagGCGGTGCTGAACCGACAGTCTTCTTAATGTCGCAGCAGATCAGGGGAAATTCAACTGCACGGGCACAAAAATAGCATTTTATAAGCAGCCAATTGTTAACCACAGTAAACAAATCGGGAACTAGGTACCTCATCCTGTCAGCATTCTCATGGAGTAAAAGATATAAAAACCACgataaaacatgatgaaaataaacttaaacttaattcactttattttcttcatgACAAAGATTGTGAAAACACACAGGGCAGCCTCTGCCTCCCACTCCCACCAGCATGGCTCCACTATACATGTTGTTCTGCACCAACCAAAAACCACCTGAACAGCCCATTCCTGGTTTGGACCTGACCCGACAACAGTCCAATAAATCCATTTGAGTGGACATTTTCTCTGCTTTGACAAGATATTTATTTACAGAGTCACAAACTTCCATTGGCTTTAGATTAGGGAATATACATTACATGTGTATTAGCATTATATTGGTCAGCTATGTATCATTGTAAAGGAGTGATTAAGGCTTAAGActgactatatttgaccatggaATGGTAAGCAATAGGTCACTCAAAACATCAATGCAATTACCGATTATTGACAGTAAAGAAACAAGCATTTCTAGTATCGATGTTGTAATAACTACACATTGCTACGGTTGATTGAATCAACACATTAATGTGAAGGCAAGGCGGACCATAAAAGCACAGTGAGACTTGTATCAGTGTGACTGTTGCTCCCCACCTGTTGAGCGCCATTGTGACTGTAGCCCCAGGCTGCATCTCCTGAGTGGCTGCGACGGCAGCCTCAGCCAGTGAGGCTACTGCCTGCGTAGCCTCTGAGGCCTGGCTGGTCTGGATGGTCATCTCACCGCCCTGGAGGGTGGCCCAGTTTTGTTCCACCTGCGGCAGACAAGACCACAATTCTGTCTTAGCTCAAGAAAATGATGTTTTGCAGATAGCTATTGTACCTCTCCATCAGTCACAGTGGAGTAGTTGACTTGCGTAACCGTGACTCCAGGCAGCTCTGAAGCATCCGCCAGCGTGGCAACTGTGTGTCCCGTGCCCACCTGAATACCAGGTCGAAACAAATCAacacttgtgtgtgagtgaggaatTAGACAAGGGCTGCTGAAGACAAACCTGAATCAGTGAGACGGTTCCGTCTGGATTGTTAATGGTCTGCACCACAGTTTGGGATGGCACCAGGTGAGCGATTCCCTGTGCAGTGGTGAGATGGTGTTGCGTGCTGGTTGCTGTGGGGATCTGTTGGTCTTCAAAAGCATATAGGAGGTCTTCGCGGCCGTGTTGCTTGTAGCAGTTCTTGACGATCGTTCGCAGCGCCTGCGTCCACGACACCTGAGACAGCACAGTTGTGCATCAGATCCAAACTCTCCAGTGAGAACACATTTCAGCTTCTTCTATCAAAACCATAAGCCTCAACAGTGCTTCTGGGTGGACATTTTCAGAGCTTTTCGCACCCTCTGTTTCTGCTCCTCTGTGCGTACATCACTGCGAACGTTCGCCCACGGAATGTCATCGGGCCACCACACGGGCTTACAGCTTTCTTTACCCCAGCCGGGTTTCCCTCGACCCGTCGAGTACTTCAGCATCTCTGGAATGAATGCTCTCAGCTGAGCCTGCAGAGGGAACAGTTGGAGATGAAACAGAAGTGTTTATACATGGAAACAACTTTTTAAAGACAGATTCAACAAAAACTAATCCAACGCCAATGAGTACAAGATCACACATAGTATAAACGCAGAGTATAAAATGACACAAATAATTAAGtattataaaaaaacaaaaacaactgaaggTTTTCAACACTGTCACACTGTGTTGAAGGGTCTGGGGCTGGGCTCAGCCAGGAAAACCCCCTGAACACTAGCTGGTTACTCTTGAACTGCACAAGCTTTGCCTCAGGCCCAGACTGAGGGCTGTCTGACACATGAACGTGCATGAACTTCCGCCCGTGTGTGAACGCTTGTGTACAGAGCCAGATGGCCTAATAACAGTGACGGCTGACTTAAGTGGCTAACCCtaccccccccccaccactgTCCCTCACTATAGCCCTAATCCTTCAAGTGATGGTACAAATGGCACCGAGGGAGGTGTATGCATTTCTTTGTTAACCAGGTCAGGCCTAATTAGAGCTTCTGGAACTGGGATTGCCTTCTACAGACAGTAAAACCTAACAAGCCACTTAAAACAGACTGCAGGTGACCCACAGAATCCCAGGTGACTCTCCCCATGTTCTGCAGCTATTCCTCTGAGGACCAACGACCCCTCACCACCAACACATGGCGTGCCCACACAGGGCTCCTCCCCTCCACCTTCTACTCTTTCCACCTGGCTTGGCTCGCGTCAGTAAAGCAACAGGTGACACTTTGTAATGTCATTCCACGAcctccagaaaaacaaaagcaaattaaAGCAGACCCGCATCACCAGCTGGGCTCGAGGGGTCGGCGCTCTCGCGGGATGCAACATTGACGAGGCTGCCTTGAGTGCATCAGCAGCACACGGTGGAGCGAGTAAACAGGCTGCGCTCCCTCGGGTGGAGGAGCAACTCAGTGGTGAATTACTAGAGAGAGTAGTTTAATCTGCACTTACTCTTATTAGCCACACAAAGCACCTCCTCGCCTGAAGCTTCTTCCTAAGATCATCAATGAAAAGACTGATACCTTtgagttatcatatttttatgatataAAAACAGAGCCACGGACAAGTAATGTGAATAACAAggtaaacaaaatgaatgaagcatAATTTAGAATGATTTCTGGTTGAAATCGTGAACTGGAATTCTCCTCCTATTGCAATGTATTTGTGTGCTTTTTCAATTCCAtaacaacacaaatgaatatttcacGCTCCCCGCTTACATttgctttttaatgttttaaaagaGCAATGGAGCATTATTGGGCTTTGTGAGTGACCCACATCGCGGCAGGTCCATATCCACAGGCAGCTGATACATGACGCACCAAACTCTCACCTGAGTCATCTTGTCCACAGAGACTGGGATGCCGTCAATGGTGAGGGGGGGCAGATCAGAAGCAAGTTCTCCTCCAGTGGGGGCGTGCTCAGCGAGAGCGTTCTCCAAGTCTTCTAGCATCATGCTCTTGTATTTCCTCACCTGGAGGACAAGCCGATTTAAAAACCATGGTACActtcattcaaatgtttttaaaatagaGTTCTGGGACAGGTCATCAAATATGCTATAGGAAATCATCCAAAATAAGCGGGATTTTCAACAATTTTGCTTTGTCCGCAGATCGATTGGGAGTGTGCCTAcgatttttttcattgaaaataagTGTTAAATGAAAACAGCTTCACTTTCATCAACCAGCTGAAATCCAAACGTAGAACAAAGTAACTGACATTGTTATGCTAGAATTTtcttgccattttttttccatcaacacAATCATTGTTTTTTGCTTATCACACATATGTGACAACGTCTGTTCAAACAAATTAACAGTAaaaatgagattttaaaaacacatagCAAATGAGTATAAAAACAAGGAACACTTACCACATTTTCTAAAGGGGCAGCGCCAAAGACCTTGAACACAGGGTTGGGTTTAGAAGGAGAGATACACAACACGATGGCCTGCTGTCCCACTCGGGTTGTGTACTCATCCAAAGTGGCCCTCAGTTTtctgggaagaaaataaaagttctGAGCCTCCAAGTAATTAATCAGTCACCAACATATTTGACTCAAGCCAAGGTGGAAATACAAATTTGCAT
This window contains:
- the nrf1 gene encoding nuclear respiratory factor 1 gives rise to the protein MEEHSVHHTEHMTTIEANAVSQQVHVTTFTDASMLSADEDSTSSPDDDPYDDTDILNSAGTDEVTAHLAAAGPVGMAAAAAVATGKKRKRPHIFESNPSIRKRQQTRLLRKLRATLDEYTTRVGQQAIVLCISPSKPNPVFKVFGAAPLENVVRKYKSMMLEDLENALAEHAPTGGELASDLPPLTIDGIPVSVDKMTQAQLRAFIPEMLKYSTGRGKPGWGKESCKPVWWPDDIPWANVRSDVRTEEQKQRVSWTQALRTIVKNCYKQHGREDLLYAFEDQQIPTATSTQHHLTTAQGIAHLVPSQTVVQTINNPDGTVSLIQVGTGHTVATLADASELPGVTVTQVNYSTVTDGEVEQNWATLQGGEMTIQTSQASEATQAVASLAEAAVAATQEMQPGATVTMALNSEAAAHAVATLAEATLQGGGQIVLAETAAAVGALAGVQDATGLVQIPVSMYQTVVTSLAQGNRPVQVAMAPVATRIDNTVTLDGQAVEVVTLEQ